Part of the Vidua macroura isolate BioBank_ID:100142 chromosome 27, ASM2450914v1, whole genome shotgun sequence genome, TGGACTTTGGCCTGTTCAGGAAACTGATTTGGACCGTCCCTTGGGAAGCAGCCCCTTAAAAGAAAGGGGCTCCGGAAGACTGGATATACTTAATGAAAGCAATCTTGAATgcacaggagcagcctggccctACGTGCCAAAAGatgaggaggtggaggagaagACCTGCCTGGTTGAGAAGGGAGCATTCCCAGGAACTCAGGGAATAAAAAGAGGGTGTCTCAATATCGGAAAAAGGGCAGGCAGCTCAGGAAGAGTTGGAGGATGTCATTAGgtcatgcagaaagaaaagtagAGAGGACCAAGCTCAGTTCGAACTTGATCTGGCCAATTCTGTAAGGGGTAATAAAGAGTGTTTTTACAAATACATTAACGAGGACCGAGGACAATCACCGTTCTTCACTGGACACCTTTTCACCTAAGAGGAGGGTACGGCTGAGGTGCTTAacaccttctttgcctcagtcttcagGAGTGGGATTGATGATCATCAGGACAACTGGGCTCCTGATCTAGGAGACAGGGAAGGTAAGCAGCACGGAACTCCTGTTATCCAGACGGAGGAACTTAAAGATTTGCTAAGGGATGTAGATGCTCACAAGTCTttgggattggatgggattcGTGCTAGGGAGATCAGGCAGCTGGGGCTCATGAAACCAGTGCTGAGaagaggggctgagggaggtCGGTGACTCCAAGCTGGTCGGTGACTCGGTGCCGGTGCTGGTGTCAGTGCAGGTGTCGGtggcggtgccggtgccggtggcGGCAGCGCCCCGGGATCCCGGGCCGAGCGGGGCgaggcggccccggcgggcggagcggcAGCGCCCCCTGCTggccccggccggccccgcccgcggcgGTTCGTGCCCggccgcagccccggctcctCTGCCCGTGGCCCCCAGCGCGCAGTAATACACGGCCGCGTCCCCGCGCCGGGGCCGACCGAGCCACAGCGCACTCGAACGCCGGTCTGCCGACACCGACAGGCGCCCTTCAGGGGCTCGCACCTCCTTGGGTGCTTTAGCAGTGACCGCCACGAGTTCAGGCCTTTGGCCTGGCAGCTGACGGTAGAAGTGGATGAAATCGCCTGTCCGGATATTGGGGTGTGAGCACTTGATGGTGATGCTGCTGCCCTCGACAATCTCCAGGAATGGCTCTTGCTGTATCTGGGCTCTGACCGCAGCCACTgccagggagagaaaaggaagaaaaatcaactCCTACTTTCtacccagctctgccagacaATCCTCAGAGCAAAGCCCGCAGAACCAGTCAGGAACACAGAGAGATGAGGAGGAAAACACTTCCCAGAGGATATCAAGGTATGCAGTAATGGAAGTGTCCAGGAATCTTCTGTGAAGTAATGAATGCGTGAATCATAGAACGATTAGGAGAGTCACTGGAGAACGGGAGGATGTGAGAGAAAGCACAAAAAGTCAAGAAGAAAAGTAACAAGGCCTAAGGACTGACTTCATGAGTTATAAAGAAGGAATGCTTGTACAGGTTTTAGCATAGAATACAGGTTTAGGATGGAGAAGAGGCAAAGATGAACGGGAGAACAACTCTGGGGAAGTGGTCTGTGAAAAAGCCAGATAGGACGGCAGCCTGCGAGGACCTGCGGGATCACCCCATCCCCAGACCGCGGCCCACCTTCGGCACCGCCACGCAccgagcagcagcacggccagcGCCGCCAGCCCCGCGCCCCGACAGCGCCGCATGCCGCCGCTCCGCCGGCCGAGCCTCGCTGCGCCCCTCAGCCCCGGCTCTGCTGCGCCCGTGCCGCCTCCTCTGCAACGCCGCCAGCTCCGCCCCGGCCGCCCTCAGCCCCCGCCTCTCTCGGCACCAGCACAATCAGCGACACAAGGACCTTGGGCACGGCCAGGCACAAGAGACAGCTGTGTCCCATCGCACACAGCAGCGACACCGCTTGGGAAGCAGATCCAGCCCGCACCCACCTGCAGCGGGCAGCTGCCGGCCCCACTCGGCTGCACTCAGGCTGTTTGTGagcctgggaagctgctgctctctgctgttcagggccagagcagtgctcgctgtccctggcagaggcagcaaaTTCCCTCCCGCTGAGGGACACACACGGACAGAGCCAGGGCCCTGCTCAGCACGGTGGAGCCATAGACAAATCCGTGCTTCCCGTGGCTCCATGCAAACGGGGCTGCTCCAAGAGCACACAAGGCAGGAACACACAACCAGCCCTGGCCTCTGCTGGGGACATGTGGGGCCagaagcagcagggctggagtgtGGCAGGACAAGGTCCCAGGCAAGCACAGcgggtatttttcttttctcagacACTGCACAATGTAGAAATGAGTCAAAGTATTCTGAGACACTTCCCCAAGGGAAATGCTAAAATGAATGTGCCCAAAACCATCAGAGCAGTGTACACACATGGGGATGAAACTTCAGGTGAGCATCAGGGTGAGATCAGGGTCCCTTCCCCAAGCTCAGCCTTGCCCTGAcacatcccctccctgccctggcttgTTGCACAGCCGAGgaagctccctgcagcagggtgtcttgcagagcacagaggtACAAGGCACTGTCAGAGAGCTCCacttcctccagctgcaggacacTGTATTTGCCCGTGGTGTTCAGGTGCGTGCTGATACGGCCGCTGTGCCTGGGGCCACTCCCTGCTTGATAGGAGACCAGCTGTGGGGCTTGGCCTTTCCGCAGCTGGTACCAGAGCAAGGCAGTAAAATATTTGGTCTGGTATTTGCAGGTGGTGTGGAAGGGCTGTCCCTGCTTCACCGTGACTGCTCCATCTTCCTGGGTGACCGTGTCCTGCCCCGTGGCACCTGGAAGAACGTCAATTTCAGCACTTCCCCGGGGAATTACTATTGAAAGCTAAATGATGTGGATACAAAACCCTGGTGGAGAAAGCTCCCTGCCTTGTAGCCGAGTTCGAAAAGATTCTGGGCAGGAGTTCAGAGCTCTTTGCTCTGCATCACCCAaaggagagctgggctgtgtctCTGCTATTATTCATCCTGCACAGAGGGGCCGGGAACAACCTGGCATGCCTGAACTTTGCGAGCTGGAAACAGctcccctccagctgcctgaGGCACCCACCGAGGTACAGCAGAAAGGTTCATCCtgcttccccatccctgtcaaCTCTGAAGGCTCCTCGATCCCTGAGTACACACAACGCTTGGGAGTGGAAAGAGGGAGCCCTGGTTGTGCTGACAGCCCAGAGAACACTGgaagcagtggcagagctgggtcaGCCTGGAAGCAGAAGGAGACACCCTGATAATGTCAGTGACCTGAGAACTTTGAGATACCTGTGGCAGGTTTAACGGGATCCTGGAATGTACATTTCAATGGGAAGAATGTGGGACTGTAGAGAAGCTGAGATCTCCCGAGGTGCCAGCACTTGGATCAGAAGAGAGAGGCAGATGCAGATGCATTGATGGCgagagaaaagacagagaagaagactgaggtttctcttccttcccttttcctttacAAACCGAAAAGCTTCTTGAGCAAATACTtagaaaaccacaaagaagaACGGATTTTTCTCAGCCATTTCCATCTATTCCCTGGTATTTCCCTATAAGGTCTTGCTTAGGGTGTTGAGGGTTTCCtgtgggaagagagaagaagaagaagaggagagCCTTGGAGAAAAGGCAGGACTTACCCAGGATCTGGGCCAGGAAGACGGTGAGGATGAGATATGCGAGGTGCATGCCGAGAGCAAGCTGCGTGTTTGCTGAGTGCGGAAGAGTCCGAAAGCCACGTGGCAGCCCCGAGAGAACAGAGCTGCCGGGAGCGACTCTCGGCGGGAGCAAAGGAAGCAGCGGCgggagcaggcagagcaatGAGCTGTCCTTGCAGTGCCTGAGATGCTCCTTGTGCGTTTCtcgctcctccagcagcacctcccgAGGCTCCCTCAGCCATTGGCCCTGTGAGCATTCCGTGCCTCTGGGGCCTCGCTCATGGCAAGGGGCTGTTCCCGCTCAGCTCGCAGTGGAGTCCTCACCTCCGCAGCTGCAAtggccagcactgctgcacagccaggccTGGCCACTTGGGAGCTCGGGGGCTTCTTCCCCACTGAGGTTTCTCACCTTCCCGAGGTGTCCTCAGCTCAGTCAGGGCACTGCtaatccccaaatcctgacgATTTTTGGACATCTCCGTGGCTGGAGACTGCTCAGATTCACAAGCATTCCCTGGTTTGTGCTCCCTGATCGCATAAGACCTCCTCAAACCTCCTTTATCCTCCTGTTCCTCTTGTCCCTACTTGCCACTGGCAACGCTCAGCCTGAACCACTTCACAGCAGTTTCCTAATGGCCCATCAATTAGAAGCTGGAGAGCTCTGAgctccctccttctctcctttatCACCTACTGCCAGATGGGTGTCATTGTGTGCTTTGTTCTCACTTTCCCTGTTCCTTGTTCTTCccttggaaaggaaaatggacGTGATGTGAGCCTTAGAGAACCAGACACTCTCACCTTTCCCATGCCCTGACTGATGCCTCTGCTGAACGTGGTCAGCGCAAGGAGCTCCTCTAGATGCTGAAAGGCTCCTGTCCCCAAAGGAAATGGGGTCTCTCGAACAAGTGTCTGGAGAGAAACCTCATGTGGAGCTCAGTCTTTCAAGTGTCTCCCTCTAACACTTGCAGCATTGCTAGATCCTGGCATTTGTGCTTCTGGATGCTTGACAGGTTCCTAACGTGAAGGGAATGGACCAATTAGTTTAAGGGGGTGGGGGGTGCAAACGAGCACTTCGATGATTTGAAATGCTCCTCTACTCCTACCGAtttattgttttccttcccGGATGTTCTACTGTTTCAGGAAGGTGCTGAATGCTCATCCATGAGTGTTTGGGGAAGAGTGAGGATGCGAATGAAACCTGTAGAGAAGTGAATGCCAGGCTCAGGTGGGATTGAAAGCACACCTGATTTACACATGCAGGTGAGATTGCTGCTTCTTATCCACCTGGCAGTATGGAACAGAGACATTTCTGCAGCGACAGAGATGGAGATTCCTTTGTCACCTCAGAAAGGTTCACTGCAAACACCGATCACATCATGACCTGGTGAGATGACAGCAGTCCATGACCCAGCTCCTGTGtgcctctcagtgctgctgcttggtCAGTTCCTAGCCCAggtgagctggagcagctccaggagcatgtctttgctttgcaaagcaggctgagagcagcagcaggcgTGGCCGGAGGGCGAGAGGCGCTGGCAGAGGCGCAGGCGGCAGCAGTTTGGTGTGAGGCTGCGGCGGGCTCGGGAGCGAGGGGAGGCCGGGCTGTGTGTGGCGAGTGTGCGAGCGCAGGCTGCAGGCGGGTTGTGAGGCGTgtgcggggccgtgcggggctgTGCGGGGTCGGTGCGTGCGGGCTCggggcagaggaaggagctgcgGGGCAAagcggggcccggcgggccGAGCGGCAGCGCCCCCTGCTggccccggccggccccgcccgcggcgGTTCGTGCCCggccgcagccccggctcctCTGCCCGTGGCCCCCAGCGCGCAGTAATACACGGCCGCGTccccgcgccggggccgcccgaGCCACAGCGCGCTCCAGCGCCGGTCTGCCGACACCCGCAGCTGGCCCGCAATGGTTGGCACATCCTTGGAGCCTCTAGCAGTGAGGGCGAGGAATTCGGGTGCTCGGCCCGGTTGATGACGGTAGAAATGGATGTACTCAGTGCCTACGTTTTTGGGGTGTGAGCAGGTGATGTTGATGCCAGTGCCTTCGGTGCTCTCCAGGAATTGCTCCTGCTGTACCTGGGCTCTGACTGCATCTACTGatggggagaaaagaaattacaaacaTCAACCCCTACATTTTCCCCAGCACCAGAAGCACCTTCT contains:
- the LOC128819569 gene encoding LOW QUALITY PROTEIN: basic proline-rich protein-like (The sequence of the model RefSeq protein was modified relative to this genomic sequence to represent the inferred CDS: deleted 1 base in 1 codon) — translated: MRRCRGAGLAALAVLLLVAAVRAQIQQEPFLEIVEGSSITIKCSHPNIRTGDFIHFYRQLPGQRPELVAVTAKAPKEVRAPEGRLSVSADRRSSALWLGRPRRGDAAVYYCALGARAEEPGLRPGTNRRGRGRPGPAGGAAAPPAGAASPRSARDPGALPPPAPAPPPTPALTPAPAPSHRPAWSHRPPSAPLLSTGFMSPSCLISLARIPSNPKDL